In Scleropages formosus chromosome 18, fSclFor1.1, whole genome shotgun sequence, one DNA window encodes the following:
- the hjv gene encoding hemojuvelin: protein MGKAADYSRDSQRSWKHTVAVLLLLIQLRCSKGGTQCRILRCNSEFVSATSRSHEGGNEGYCSALRSYALCTRRTARACRGDLAYHSAVQGIEDLLMQYDCPKTGPTAQHRPPSQTPLSGDACFYERAFQQREGRLPEYLHCGVFGDPHIRTFNNEFQTCVVEGAWPLIDNEYLYVQATSTAVAGRERTTVLSKVTVIFKNWRECIEQQIYQAELDNVPGAFVDGSVSDGERRGHHSLQVRSQAPGRHAEIWAAHIGTTLVVRQTGRSLGLSVRSPRAIVDSFTAEKDLQLCMWGCPSSQRLAGPPADPSGFAHTHCSGVLPTKDIYFQACVLDVLASGDSNSSTAAVAALEDARAMISEPEKVHLLLARTAEHRPRLTVIFTVVIFTGQMVEALSMLCA from the exons ATGGGGAAAGCAGCTGATTACAGCAGGGATTCACAGCGCTCATGGAAGCACactgttgctgtgctgctgctgctcatccaGCTGCGCTGCTCAAAAG GAGGGACCCAGTGCCGAATCCTCAGGTGTAACTCGGAGTTTGTGAGCGCGACCAGCAGGAGCCACGAGGGTGGCAACGAGGGCTACTGCAGCGCCCTGCGCTCCTACGCCCTGTGCACCCGGCGGACAGCCAGGGCCTGTCGTGGTGACCTTGCCTACCACTCGGCCGTGCAGGGGATCGAGGACCTCCTGATGCAGTACGACTGCCCCAAGACGGGTCCCACCGCCCAGCACCGCCCCCCATCGCAGACCCCGCTCTCTGGCGACGCTTGTTTCTACGAGAGGGCCTTTCAGCAACGTGAAGGCCGCCTCCCCGAGTACTTACATTGTGGGGTTTTTGGGGACCCCCACATACGCACCTTCAACAATGAGTTTCAGACCTGTGTAGTGGAGGGTGCGTGGCCGCTGATCGATAACGAGTACCTGTACGTACAGGCCACCAGCACGGCCGTGGCAGGCCGGGAACGCACCACGGTACTCAGCAAG GTCACCGTCATCTTCAAGAATTGGCGCGAGTGCATCGAGCAGCAGATCTACCAGGCAGAGCTGGACAATGTACCGGGTGCCTTCGTGGACGGCTCCGTGAGCGACGGCGAGCGGCGTGGCCACCACAGCCTACAGGTGCGCAGCCAGGCTCCCGGGCGCCACGCGGAGATCTGGGCCGCGCACATTGGGACCACCCTGGTGGTTAGACAGACGGGACGCTCACTGGGCCTGTCGGTGCGCTCCCCTCGGGCTATAGTGGACTCCTTCACCGCGGAGAAAGACCTACAGCTGTGCATGTGGGGCTGCCCCTCCTCGCAGCGACTGGCTGGTCCCCCGGCAGATCCCTCCGGCTTCGCTCACACCCACTGCTCTGGCGTCCTCCCCACCAAGGACATTTACTTCCAAGCCTGTGTGCTGGATGTCCTGGCCAGCGGGGACTCCAACTCGAGCACCGCTGCCGTTGCAGCCCTGGAGGACGCCCGCGCTATGATTTCCGAACCGGAGAAAGTGCACCTGCTGCTTGCGAGGACAGCTGAGCACCGCCCCCGCCTTACCGTGATTTTCACTGTGGTGATTTTCACGGGGCAAATGGTTGAGGCCCTGTCTATGCTCTGTGCATAA